TATATTTATGACCTAGGAAATATTtgttgcgtgtgtgtgtttattgcagtttatcattttaaaaatttcactgcctaataaaaaataatgtggtTAAGTATTTTGTTGCACATGTTAAAGTGAGAAAGAGAGACCAGTTGCTACTCAAGCATACTTGCAAGAATATCTGAGGCTGGAATATAGGCTAGTCATGAACAACTGAAATACCTTTATAGAGTAAATATCTCAGTTTCTCTACCACATTGAAAACCATAGCAGTTGAAAGTGTTCACAGCACTGCAATCAGCAGGTTGGTACCCATGACATCCAGCTATGAAACAGACTGAAAATTTCCTCTGAACTGTTGGCACAGTGTAGATATAGATTTGGACTCTTTTATTTCCCATCCTGTTCCCCATGAATAGATGCCTACGTTTCACACCCACTTAAACAAAAATGATTCTATGCCTCATACATTTTGTGCAGTAAAAATTGCTTCAGACTTAACTTTAGTAGACAACCATGTGATAGTATCATCCTGGTGTTTATAAAatgctttccctttctttctgcaGATAGCTGCTGCTCTGTGGTGGTACTTTATATCTAAAGGAATTGAGTATTTGGACACGGTGTTTTTTATCCTGAGGAAGAAAAACAACCAAGTCTCTTTTCTTCACGTGTATCATCACTGTACCATGTTTACGCTGTGGTGGATTGGAATTAAGTGGGTTGCAGGAGGACAGGGTGAGCATCCTCAGGAATATGTCCCCGTGtactaaattatataaatgtgtcGGGTGGAAAGTGGTGAGAATTTGACTTGGTCTAACAGCAGccccctccagttttcttgcctggaggattccatggacagaagagcctggcgggccacagtccatgagatcacaaagaggaggctcatgactgagcaactaacacacaccccCACAAATATATAACTTACTTCCAGGCTTAATTATTCCTGTGTTAATGTCACTttaaagaaatttgaagaaagtagagcTTTAGCTGTTTATCTGTGACTACTTTCACACCTAAAGATTTACCCCAGAGATTAGCATAAATGAATCCCAAATGTAGCAAACAGTATTTTGAGAGGGAGCAATTCTAGTGGTTCTGATCCAGAGGATACCAagatagaacttctccatctgaAGGTTCCGTCTCTTCTCCAAGCCCAGAGCCTGCTCTTGCTCTCAAATAGGCCCCAGTGCACCTACTGCTTCTTACTCAAAGGAAATTGTATGTAGCCTTCTCAGTATTGAAGAGAATCTGAACTCATAGTTTGGCCAAGATCTGCCTCCAGGTTTTCAGATGCCTGTACATTGGAGATAATTCACATCATTGAGCTGGAAACAGACCGTTCCTCTGATGGGGACCCAGGGTACAAGTCATACTACACTTCACCTTGCTACTTTACTTTTAAACTATTTAGAAATCTAAGAAATGAGTACTATTTTGTTGTAGCTATGTGTATCGGCATGTGTAAAGACAATAATGAAGGATTTACAAATCTGTTTAAACCATTATATGTACCCTGGCTTTTATTCCCCCAAGAGCAACAGAATGAAAAATGATGTTGGCAGTGTTAGGACCTACTTAAGTATATTGGGGCCTatttgagccacttgggaagtcctttGCCTTGAAGAAcacccatttttatttatatggtaAAAGCCCGAGTctaaactggaaaaatatttggCATTATCTGAAGAGAAGGCTTGTCCATTAGAACTATTTTACAACTTTTATTTCTCATCTATACTCAGAATTAAATGTTGGAAAATAATGTAGATTGATTTATTTTACATTCAAATGGTTTATCACCTAAATAAAGATTTCTGTGTCTTGTAACTACCTCTTTTCTAAAGCATTTTTTGGAGCCCAGATGAATTCCTTCATCCATGTGATTATGTATTCATACTATGGGTTAGCTGCCTTCGGCCCGTGGATTCAGAAATATCTCTGGTGGAAACGATACTTGACCATGCTGCAGCTGGTGAGTTCTCAATTAAAACACTGAGAATGTTAGACTCTCATTAATTGTGAAGTGCTGAGTTATTTTCAACCATTTTATGTTACCAAACTGGCTTTCTCTGTGCTCCAACAATAGGAGTTGAAGTTgatagaataggaaacaggagtccaaaatggcagtggctaaaagacaaggaagggaaaagcccgcgcaagtagaacaaaggaaggtctgaggacctcAGGTGAAACAACAGCACTCTTGGTTAGCCCAATTTGCATTGGGCAGGCCCAGGAGGagggaaaaacataaaaagaggagccaaagggctctctctctctctctctttctctctcccctccacccTGCACGCTGGGGCATTCTTCTCTTCGCGTCTTTGGGTCaacatgccctcacgcctcgaggatGGATCTTCCtgctattatctaaataaaatggagctgtaacactgatttgtctaagagctataacacggtccatTTGAACCCTGAGAGCTAGAAcgcggtctgtccaagacccgagagccgTGACACGCCAAgcgctttaatgtccgtcgctccaaatctttgttgtggacgaaacagaaccgaggagcatacactcgcctgacagaaaaataacttctttcttagttttttcccacttaaaatgttattattacCTCTCTTCATTCTGCCCTTAAATAAAATTTCTGGTTTTTACTCCCATTTTTCCATCCTTGTGAACAGATCCTATACATTTAGAATAGGAAAGTTGTGTAGAAGTCACAGAGCCAAGGAAGGGGTGGGGTAAAGGATGGGACcaaggggaacttccctggccacccagtggttaaggctccatgcttctactgcagagggtgtgagtttgatccctggtcagggaactaagatcccgtatgcagtgctgtgtggccaaaaaataaataatttaaaggacCAAGGATCAAAGAACTCTTAATTCTCTAACACACAATCCTTAGAGAGCAGAGCTTGGTATACTCAAATGTTCATCTTCAGAGCAGACAGTTCGCAGCACCAGCCCCTAGTAGGACTTCTGGTAGCATCTGGGTGACTCAGTGCAATCTTCAGAGCTAAAGCACCAGCCCAGTAATCAAACCGGAAATCCAAAACCAACCTGGTAGCTATTCTTCAAGCCTTGGAATTTATTATAATTTGCTTTAATCATAGCATGTGCACAATTTTATCAGTGGAATCACATTTGGAAATATCATTCATCTCTGTTTTAAGTTGCCAAACAACAGGCTACCCAAACAGGAAGCACAGCTTTTGGGGAGTGCTGGGTGTGCAGGACTCATTTGTAAGTAAAATGCTACAGGAAGCTTCCTCCAGTTTTTGTGTAACCTGTTTACACAGTTTGTATAATTCATTTCTCTCAGTTATTAGTAAATGGACCCAAGAAAATGAGATGAAGACAGAAATCATGTGAACTGTTGTTACCTACTTTGTGGGAAGACTGCACCTGATTCTCCTTGAGCGATGCCCCACTCAGTCACCCCCCAGTCACCCCACCACCCTTTTCCAGCGTTGCAGGTTCTAAGAATCATTGTGAAATCAAAAGTCCCTAAAACCTGGATTTTGCCTTGGgaaacttttaaagttttttagtCTGATAGAAATTTGGAGCTATATATgggataaacttttaaaataatatttaatataataatattgataatGCTATCCTTAACAGAGAAGCTGCAATTGCCCATTTTAAATAGGGTGTTAATTTTGTGAAGGGTAGTGTATTTCCAAGGCAGAAGTTCTCACAGCAGTGAATCTTGTATGTTAACCTTGTAAAAAATTAAGTGTTTAACCCCATGGAATTAACCCCATGGAATTCATAAACTCTTATATTGAGAACCATCCTCTCCTTTTATACTTATTATCAAATATCTACTAAGTTTTACCAAgaatcttagtttttaaaggattgtgttaattcaatttttaaattaatttttaattaattttaaaatgcatatttaccTGTCTCCTATAAGATAACAGATAACCATTTTgataaactcatttttaaaagtatttttaaaagtatatgtacCAGCTTGCTAACAACTTTGTGGAAAGAAATCAATATATTtgggaggaaaacaaaaactgaagtgCCTTCACTCTCTTAGGCCAGTGATAGTCCCTCTCATTAGATAATGTTATTCAGTATTATCCAAAAAATAATCCCCAGGGTCCAGAGGCCAAGGGCCCAGGAATCATGGGGATCAATGCAGAGCCCTGCCCTCAGGTGGTACTCGAGGGGAGAGATGGACAGTCCAGAAGTCAGCAGATGCAAAAGGCATAATTcctatgaaacagaaaaccaGCACAATCCAGAACCCTTTGGTTAAAGGGATGGAGGACCCCATTGGGTGGGGGTATTTGGGTCCTAGCAGGAAGCCCTCGTTGAGGACACGGTTTTGAGATGTGGCCCGCGTGAGAAGGAGCCAGAGATCTCTTAGGTCGTGGGCGCTGGGTCACGCACGGGCCTGTCTTAGGAGCACAGAAGGTGCCAAGGTCGTGACGAGCTGTTTGCTACCCAGAGTAAGCGTACCTGTGCTGTTCTGTTTTTCAGGTTCAGTTCCACGTTACCATCGGGCACACAGCACTGTCCCTTTACACCGATTGCCCCTTCCCCAAGTGGATGCACTGGGCTCTCATTGCCTATGCAATCAGCTTCATATTCCTCTTCCTTAACTTCTATGTGCGGACGTACAAAGAGCCTAAGAAAGCAAAACCCGGAAAAACAGCAATGAATGGTATTTCAGCGAATGGTGTGAACAAATCCGAAAACCACCTAGTGGTAGAAAATGGCAAgaagcagaaaaatggaaaagcaaaaggaGAGTAAAGCGAACTGGGCCTTACCTGGTGTTGACAGTGAGGAAGTTCCCACTTCATTTAAGATTTCagggaaaacagaagcaaatgaGGGTTTGAGGGTGGGGAGCAAAAAGGCAAATGTGCTCTATGTATTATTAGTAACCTTTAGATTGAGTAAAGTGTTAAATACAACACCCAGATGTTTTAtttatgaagtttttattttaaacattttttttatcagCCTTGTTGTTGTCAGACCAAAGCAATCATCACGTGACTTTGGAGACCCTTCCCCCGCGCCCCTCCCCCTGCATTCACATCAACAGTGCAtgagatttttcatttctcttcatcctTCAGTTTGATGATCACAGAAACATGgtctttatgcatttttttttttttttttttttagctaaatTGCAACTTAAGTACTGATGAAAATCAGTTATCTTATCTTTTCTGGTCCCAAACTGAAAATGCAGATATTTTAAAACGTGCACATTTGAATTCATTTGCTGACTGGAATGATCAAGTCTCTCCACCTGTAGTCCAAAGATACCCTTTTGGttggaattaaattttaaaaatctgatgatCTTTGTAGACTCTTAGAGGCTTTATGATGATGGTGTTGGTGAAAATAGAATTACAGTTAAATCCTGTCCAGTGGCTCAAAGTTCACTGTGACCTGCAGCACAAATCACTGTGGGAAACAATTTTTgtgatgaaaaggcagcctttCAATACTCCTGTTACTACTAGgtatatattatgaaaattaagaTTACTGTCTGATTGGAACATGAAACAACTCATGTGTCTACTAGTAACATCATAAAATAGTTCTACATTTATGTGCTGTTAGAAGAGAGTATGTTGATTTTTATCAGGCTTTCCTTGTTTTGATTTGTGGCTGTTACTGATTTTTCATATGTGGAAATATACCTACCTCTTCTGTtggaaagaacatttaaaattaaataaattttaattaaaaaatcaaggaGTCCTCTAATGTAAATTTTAATACTAACTTTCAAAttcactaacttttttttttttttttttacatatagcGTACAGCAAGCTTTTTTGTGAAATTATCCTTCTCTTTCAATGTGTTTAATTTTGGAGTGATATTTTTCTGTGTCAGAGTTGCAAGATCTTATTTGTAACTAGATACGAAGTGTAAACCCGTTTTGGTGCGATATTCTTGACTCCTTGGTGCTAAAGATCATTAAATTCAATGCTTGATTGTTACAAGGTGTTAATTGCTAAGACATAAAGTGAGTAAAAGTGAGAGTAGTCAGAACCAGAAAATTAAATTTGCTCTTTACCAATGAAGTATTTCATGTAATGTAAAAACAACTGGAAATTCACTAGGAAAGAACACGTACTATGTCTTATTACATAGGTTAAATTGCTAGTGGGTATTGCACAGAGATcttgtgaccaaaaaataaaaaggcatgaGTATTTCTAAGTATCTTTAAGATATCAAAACTGCATGTGCAGGATGTAATGCTGTTTGTGCAGACTATTTCAGAATACTTTGTaaactatgaaatatttattgtgctttcaaattacacactccccccctcccccttcaAGGCATGCAGACATGAGAACTACAGAAAATTTGCAGCACGTAATAGTTTGATCTAGGAGGATTCAACACTTTTGTTTTTACCGCTCAGTTTGTAATGACTAGAGATTTGTAAATCTTTGTGAACATTCTGTACTGGTTCCCTAGAGCTATTCATTCCCCGCTACCTGATTTCAGCACAATAAATATACTACTGCTGtgggaaaaatgatttttttggcTACTCAGTTTGTTATAATATAAATCtgctagatatttatttatttaattcagttGTTAATATTCTAAATTATTCCCTGCTGCCAATTTCTAATGTAGACAAGAAATGAAACTAGAACTTGGGTGTCAATAATTTCTGGCAAAAAGCTTATTTTTTCATggtagcatatttttattttaaaacttagatgtttctttggaagaatttttGGATCCTGACATATCCTTTTGTTGTGAATTCTTACATTTGTCATTTCAAATGTaagctttttttaaagaaacttttaattttatattggagtgtagttgactAATAATGTAtcggtttcaggtgtacagtgaagaGATTCAGTTACGCATATCCGTGTATCTATTCTTtaccaaattcttttcccatttaggttgttatataatactgagctgagttccctgtgctatgcagtagtaggtccttgttggttatccattttcaatatagcagtgtgtacatggtaACACTATTTAATGGTGTGCTGTTTTttgttctaaaaataaagttagcaaGTTCTCCTGTTCTGATATTTAAATCCTCCTGTCCTTACTatactttaagtttttttttttaccaaagatGATTTTAAGATATAATAAATACAGCCTTTTCTGATTGCTTTCATAATTTCTCTATCACCCCACTAAATACACATGCCTCATATGTAAAAATCAGTGAGGAGGATTGCATCCTCTTTCTGGTAAAACTTTGTCATTAACTTAAAAGTTTTCTAACACAGAAAATAGggaatttctgaaatatttgcaTTGACTAGAAATAGTTGAGATGTGTTAGCAGTGTGTTTTCCCATTGAATTGATAACTATggctctctttcttctcttttctgtgttACTCCTGGCTCTGTTTTGCTGGTGGACGCTGACTAGTTCCAGTTTTAGCATTATTAATTTAGTTattctctttctcactctttctACACATACTCTGAGGCATTCAAAACTATTTTCCTATAGATGATTATATTCACATTTTAGAACATGAAATCTAGCAGTGCTTTTTTATTTATCaggaatattttaatttgaaagctTGCTTCATATAGGttagttagttgctcagccatgtccgaatttttgcgaccccacggactgtagcccaccagcctccccttgtccatggaattctccaggtaagaatgctggagtgggctgccattctctcctccagttcttcctgacccagggattgaaccagggtctcccacattgcagacacaTCTGAGTCATCAGAGAAGTGCTTCATAGAGGGATACCCTATAAATGAGAAAGAGAACCTAGAGATGGAGGTGATTTTGCTGTCATATCTGTTAATAATGTAGTTGAAGCCTTGGGTATTGACTGTTGGGGCAGAGCTTTTGAATCTCACCTTCAGTAGAATGTGACGGCATGCTGAACTGTTCACAGTCTCTCGGCTCTTTCCTTATTAGCGCCTTAACCTCAGCCAGCCGTAGTTGTAACATTGTCCTTACTGAGAAAGAGATGACTGTGGATGTATGGGCTGTAAGTGGCATCCTCACGACAGACCTGGGTGACTCAGAGTTAGGATTTTGCTGGATGATCAATAGGGTCCAAGAGCTGAGAGGCTGAGCAACTGCCCAGGCACACAGCATCTGAGCAGGAAACACAAAACCTGCTTGATGAAATCAATCATCTGCCACTCGGCAGGTAAGCAGTTTTGACAGGTAACCTCAGAAAGCAAGTCCTTACTACTGGGTTTTATAATCCATCCTTAAATTAAGCTTAGGTACTtcaggcaggggcttccctggtggctcagcattaaaagaacccacctgccaatgcaggagatgtgagttcgatccctgggtcaggaaggtaccctggaggaggaaatgacaacctatttcaggactcttgcctgaaaaatcccatggacagaggagcctggtgggctatatagtccatggggtggcgaaagagtcggacacgacttagtgactaaacagcaacaacagttttAGGCGGAGGACATCTGAACCAGAAGGATCTttgtgaaaaggaagaaatgtagaAACATTTCTTGTGTCAAAACACTGATCACACAAGTGTTTTTTCAGGTCAGTTTTCCTGATGTAATAGAGGGAATGCACAAGTGTCAGTTGAAGggcacagcatttttttttaaggttttataaTAGGAGGCTGTAACATAACTCGGTGTTCCTGAAGATTCAGAAGTCTAAATTAAAagttataattgacatacagaacAAATACCAGGTGAGGACTGtgacatatgaaaagatggtaATAGCTTCATTTGGATGGTGACTAATTACCATCCTGGCAGGGGATGATCTGAATTATCTCTTGGTGTCCTTTTGCACTTACAGGTATAAATTTTGCTGTATCTTTTgagaaattaaatgtttttctatCTGTTTAAAAGAAATCCCAGAACTTAAgtctccttttttgtctttttcattttacaacATAGAGACATGTTTACATGTCCACATGTGACCAAAATTTCCTTCATACTGTTATTTCTTGGAGATCCATCTGATCTTAAATTGAAATTcaactagaattttttttatttttttctattcgcataagtatgtgcatgcatgtcaCTGGCTTCAcctgtgtctcactctttgcatccctatgaactgtagcccaccaggctcctctgtgcatggtgattctccaatcaagaatactggagtgggctgccatgccctcctccaggggatcttccccggtccagggatagaacccacatttcttacatctcctgcattggcaggcaggctctttaccactagcgtcctCGTAGGTGAGGTTTCCCCAAAGAATCTGTTCTTAAAGCAGTAT
The nucleotide sequence above comes from Bubalus bubalis isolate 160015118507 breed Murrah chromosome 10, NDDB_SH_1, whole genome shotgun sequence. Encoded proteins:
- the ELOVL4 gene encoding elongation of very long chain fatty acids protein 4, which produces MGLLDSEPGSVLNAVSTALNDTVEFYRWTLSITDKRVENWPLMQSPLPTLSISTLYLLFVWLGPKWMKDREPFQMRLVLILYNFGMVLLNLFIFRELFMGSYNAGYSYICQTVDYSDNVHEVRIAAALWWYFISKGIEYLDTVFFILRKKNNQVSFLHVYHHCTMFTLWWIGIKWVAGGQAFFGAQMNSFIHVIMYSYYGLAAFGPWIQKYLWWKRYLTMLQLVQFHVTIGHTALSLYTDCPFPKWMHWALIAYAISFIFLFLNFYVRTYKEPKKAKPGKTAMNGISANGVNKSENHLVVENGKKQKNGKAKGE